Within Fusobacterium gonidiaformans ATCC 25563, the genomic segment ATGAACAGGTTGCTATCGAGAAAAAAGATTTTACTCTTTTGGAAAGCTCTGTCTTAGAATATATAGAAGAATTATGTTCCTATGATCCGGATCATTTATCCGAAGAGAGAGAAGCTCATATCGCTTTAGAAGTGAAGAAAGTTTTATACTATGCTTTCTTTTATTTCAAAGAAGGAATTTCTTATATGGATTTGGTGCAAGAAGGGATTGTGGGCTTAATGAAAGGAGTAGACAGACAATCAGAAAGATTGGATTTTTGGATTATTCGAGAAATCTTTTTATTTGTCTATTCTGAAATTCAAGATTTGAAATTTGGATTTAAGAATTTCTTAAAAGGAAAAAGAGAAGAAGCAGAACATCATCATGAACATGAGCATCATCACGACCATGAAGAAGATCATGAATGTAGTTGTGGACATGATCCTAATGAAGAACATGAATGTTGTGGAAAACATCATCACAAAGAAGAGGAAGAGGAAATTTTAGATAAAAATCAAATTCTAGAAAAACTATTAAAATCAAATGCAGCCATTGATGAAATGGAACAAATTATAGAAGAGAGTTTAGATTTTCATCACATTAAGAATCGACTTTATGCGATTGAAATTGAAGTGTTAAATTATTATTTTGGTTTGTTAGTAGAAAAGCGATATTCTATTTTTGAGATAGAAGAAAAATTTCAACTACAAAAAAATCATGCTCAAAATATTTTTGAAAATGCTATGTATAAATTATCGACTTTAAAAGGAAAGTTAGAGCTATGAAAACAAAAGACTTTATCAATATTCTAGAAAAAAAATATCCTAAAAATTTAGCAGAAGATTGGGATAATGTAGGCTTACTAGTGGGAGATGAAGAAAAAGATTTACAAAAAATTCTCTTTTCATTAGATGTAACCGAGGAAGTGATTGATTATGCAATAAAAAACTCTTTCGATATGATTATTAGTCATCATCCTATTATTTTTCGTGGAATAAAACGAGTGTTAAAACAAGATGCTCTAGGTACTAAAATATTTAAGCTTGTCAAATACGGAATAAATGTGTATACTCTACATACAAACTTAGATGCTCAAATTGAGGGATTAAATGATTATCTTCTAGAAAAAATAGGAATATCTAATTCTAGTATTTTAGAAAAAAGAGAAGATGGAACAGGAATTGGAAGAATTTTTAAATATCCAGAAGGAAAATTGATATCAGAAATTCAAGAAGAGTTATCTAACTATTTAAAGCTTTCTTTTCAACGATATATAGGAAAGAATAGGAATAAAAAAGTATATCGAGCTTGTTTGGTAAATGGTTCCGGAATGAGTTATTGGAGGATGGCTCAGTCTCGAGGGGTAGAATTATTTATCACTGGAGACGTTTCCTACCATGATGCTTTGGATGCAAAAGAGAGTGGAATGGATATTATTGATATTGGTCATTACGAGGCTGAACGTTTCTTTGCTGAATTATTGATGAAAAATTTACAAGAGACTTCTTTAAATTTTGAAATTTTTGATTCTAAGCCAGTGTTTCAATTAATTAAGTAAAGGGGAATATATGAGAAAGTATTTACTAAGTTTATGTATGCTATGTTTCTCTTGTATTGCTTGGGCAGAAGTGAATGACACTTTGAATTTAATTCCGAAAAAGGAAATTCCTAAGATAGAAGAAAAAATACATGAGATCTATAATAAGAAAAAAGTTAAGGTTTATGTGAATACTTTAACAGAGGGAGAGGGCTTTCAGGTGGCTGATCCTGAACGTACTGTTATATTAAATATTAGTCGAGATAAGACAACGCAAGTAAAAGTAACGTTACGTTTTAGTAAAGATATTGATATTGAAGAGGAACAAAGTAAAATGGATTTATCTTTAGACAATGCTTCTTCTATTCTTATTGGTGGAAAACCTGGAGAATATATTTTGCAAGTATTAGATGGTGTAGAATATCTGTTAGAGAATGTAGAAATATCGGAGCCACAAATTTTAATGCAAAAAGCTGAAGAAAAAGCAGAATTTCAAAAAGGAATTTTTATTTCTTTGGGAGTCATTTTATTGCTTTTGTTAAAAATTGGATATGACTTTTTGAAAAAGAAAAAAGCGAAACAAGAAAAAATAATAACAAAATAGACAAATAAGGTATCTCAGTCATACGCTACATTTATAGTAGAGGAAAGTCCGGGCTTCATAGAGCAAGAGGGTAGCTAACGGCTACTAAAGGTAACTTTAAGGAAAGTGCCACAGAAAAGAAACCGCCATATATTATGGCAAGGGTGAAAAGGTGGTGTAAGAGACCACCAGTTTTTTAGGAGACTAAAAAAGCTAGGTAAACCCCCTCTGAAGCAAGACTAAATAGGAAAGGCTAAGGGCTGCTCGTCCAGCTTTCAGGGTAAGTCGCTAGAGACAAAAAGCAATTTTTGTAGTAGATAAATGATGACATAAACAAAACCCGGCTTATGAGATGCCTTTTTTTATTTTTGTTTTTCAATTTTTTTATATTTTTTTAAAAAAAGTATTGACGATTTTTAAGAAGTATGGTAAGATAATCGATGTCCGCGATAGTGGACAGCAGGACATTGACAAAGAAATAAGAAAGACAACAATAAATCAACACAAACAAGGTGTAAAAAATCAAAACAGTGAAAACTGAGAAAAATCGAACGAAGAGTTTGATCCTGGCTCAGGATGAACGCTGACAGAATGCTTAACACATGCAAGTCGACTCGAGTCTTCGGACTTGGGTGGCGGACGGGTGAGTAACGCGTAAAGAACTTGCCTCATAGTCTGGGACAACATCTGGAAACGGATGCTAATACCGGATATTATGCTTTCTTCGCATGGAGGAAGTATGAAAGCTATATGCGCTATGAGAGAGCTTTGCGTCCCATTAGCTAGTTGGTGAGGTAACGGCCCACCAAGGCGATGATGGGTAGCCGGCCTGAGAGGGTGAACGGCCACAAGGGGACTGAGACACGGCCCTTACTCCTACGGGAGGCAGCAGTGGGGAATATTGGACAATGGACCAAAAGTCTGATCCAGCAATTCTGTGTGCACGATGACGTTTTTCGGAATGTAAAGTGCTTTCAGTCGGGAAGAAGCAAGTGACGGTACCGACAGAAGAAGCGACGGCTAAATACGTGCCAGCAGCCGCGGTAATACGTATGTCGCAAGCGTTATCCGGATTTATTGGGCGTAAAGCGCGTCTAGGCGGCAAGGAAAGTCTGATGTGAAAATGCGGGGCTCAACTCCGTATTGCGTTGGAAACTGCCTTACTAGAGTACTGGAGAGGTAGGCGGAACTACAAGTGTAGAGGTGAAATTCGTAGATATTTGTAGGAATGCCGATGGGGAAGCCAGCCTACTGGACAGATACTGACGCTAAAGCGCGAAAGCGTGGGTAGCAAACAGGATTAGATACCCTGGTAGTCCACGCTGTAAACGATGATTACTAGGTGTTGGGGGTCAAACCTCAGCGCCCAAGCTAACGCGATAAGTAATCCGCCTGGGGAGTACGTACGCAAGTATGAAACTCAAAGGAATTGACGGGGACCCGCACAAGCGGTGGAGCATGTGGTTTAATTCGACGCAACGCGAGGAACCTTACCAGCGTTTGACATCCTACAAAGAGTGCAGAGATGCGCTTGTGCTTCTTCGGAAGAATGTAGTGACAGGTGGTGCATGGCTGTCGTCAGCTCGTGTCGTGAGATGTTGGGTTAAGTCCCGCAACGAGCGCAACCCCTATCGTATGTTACCAGCCTTTAGTTGGGGACTCATGCGATACTGCCTGCGACGAGCAGGAGGAAGGTGGGGATGACGTCAAGTCATCATGCCCCTTATACGCTGGGCTACACACGTGCTACAATGGGTAGTACAGAGAGCGGCGAACCCGCGAGGGGGAGCAAATCTCAGAAAACTATTCTTAGTTCGGATTGTACTCTGCAACTCGAGTACATGAAGTTGGAATCGCTAGTAATCGCAAATCAGCAATGTTGCGGTGAATACGTTCTCGGGTCTTGTACACACCGCCCGTCACACCACGAGAGTTGGTTGCACCTGAAGTAGCAGGCCTAACCGTAAGGAAGGATGCTCCGAGGGTGTGGTTAGCGATTGGGGTGAAGTCGTAACAAGGTATCCGTACGGGAACGTGCGGATGGATCACCTCCTTTCTAAGGAGACAACATTGTTGTTCTTTCTTCTTTGTATGTGTTCGCGCATGGACCTTGGAAACTATATAGTAGATCAAAAACAAACAAGAAAACAAAAAATAACTCTAGTTTCTAGAGTTAGCTGTCAAAGAAAAAGATTAAAGTAAATAAGGGCACACAAGGGATGCCTAGGTAGTGAGAGCCGAAGAAGGACGTGGTAAGCTGCGATAAGCTTGGTGAAGTTGCAAACGAACTGTGATACCAAGATTTCCGAATGGAGCAATCTGTAAAGAGTCATGTCTTTACACGAAAGAGGGAACCGGGTGAACTGAAACATCTAAGTAACCCGAGGAAAAGAAAGTAACAACGATACCCTAAGTAGCGGCGAGCGAACGGGGTAGAGCCTAAACCATATTCATGTCAAGGATGCAGCCGTTGTGGATATGGGGTAGCGGGAAAGAGAATGGAAGAACTGCAAGATATTCCGCAGAGTCAAGCAAAAGAACAAGAAAGATCTGGAAAGGTCTACCGAAGAAGGTGAAAGTCCTGTATTGGTACATTGCTTGCGCTGTTTCTCTTCTCCCAAGTAATGTGGAACACGAGGAATTCTGCATGAATCAGCGAGGACCAAATCTCGTAAGGCTAAATACTCTTACTAACCGATAGCGCATAGTACCGTGAGGGAAAGGTGAAAAGAACCCCGGGAGGGGAGTGAAATAGAACCTGAAATTGTGTGCTTACAAGCGGTCAGAGCCACTTCGGTGGTGATGGCGTGCCTTTTGGAGAATGATCCTGCGAGTTACGTTTCATGGCGAGGTTAAGAAGAACGGAGCCGAAGGGAAACCGAGTCTGAATAGGGCGCAATAGTCGTGGAGCGTAGACGCGAAACCTGGTGATCTAAGCCTGTCCAGGATGAAGCTGTGGTAAGACACAGTGGAGGTCCTAACCCACCGCCGTTGAAAAGTTGGGGGATGAGGTAGGTTTAGGGGTGAAAAGCCAATCGAACTAGGAGATAGCTCGTTCTCTCCGAAATGCATCTAGGTGCAGCCTTGCGTGTTTAATGATGGGGGTAGAGCACTGACTGAACTAGGGGGCATATTGCTTACTGAATTCAATCAAACTCCGAATACCATTATTCAAGAGCGCAGGAGTGAGACCATGGGAGTTAACTTCCATCGTCGAAAGGGAAACAACCCAGACCACCAGCTAAGGTCCCAAATCATATCTAAGTGGGAAAGGAGGTGGAGATTCTTAAACAACTAGGAGGTTGGCTTAGAAGCAGCCATACCTTGAAAGAGTGCGTAATAGCTCACTAGTCGAGAGTCTCTGCGCCGACAATGTAACGGGGCTAAGATATGAACCGAAGCTGTGGATGTCGTAAGACATGGTAGGAGAGCGTTCTGTAGGCCGTCGAAGGAGAACTGAAAGGAACTCTGGAGGTATCAGAAGTGAGAATGCAGGAATAAGTAGCGAGAAGGGGAGTGAGAATCTCCCCCGCTGGAAGACCAAGGTTTTCAGGGTAAAGCTTGTCTTCCCTGAGTAAGCCGGGACCTAAGCCCAGGCTAGAATGCGTAGGCGAATGGAAAACAGACGAATATTTCTGTGCCAGTTCTACTTTGTGAAGGAGGGACGCAGAAGGGTATGCGCGCGGACGAACGGAAGTGTCCGTAGAAGCATGTAGAGTGACTTGGTAGGCAAATCCGCCAGGTTAGACTTGAGGTGTGACATAGAATCGTAAGAGGAATGCGCAAATCCCACGCTGCCGAGAAAAGCTTCTAACGTTAAAGTAGAGACTGCCCGTACTGGAAACCGACACAGGTGGTCAGGATGAGAAATCTAAAGCGGACAGGCTAACTCTCGTTAAGGAACTCTGCAAAATGGCCCCGTAACTTCGGGAGAAGGGGTGCCTCTTAGCGTTCGTATTCACGCAATACAAAGCGCCGAGAGGTCGCAGTGAAGAGGCTCAAGCAACTGTTTAACAAAAACACAGGTCTATGCGAAGCTGTAAGGCGATGTATATGGGCTGACACCTGCCCAGTGCCGGAAGGTTAAGAGGAGGAGTGAGAGCTCCGAATTGAAGCCCCGGTGAACGGCGGCCGTAACTATAACGGTCCTAAGGTAGCGAAATTCCTTGTCGGGTAAGTTCCGACCTGCACGAATGGTGTAATGATTTGAGCGCTGTCTTGACGGGAGGCCTGGTGAAATTGTATTACCGGTGAAGATACCGGTTACCTACAGTAGGACGGAAAGACCCCATGGAGCTTTACTGTAGCTTGGTATTGGGTTTTGGCATGGCATGTATAGGATAGTTGGGAGACTGGGAAGGTATGGCGCTAGCTGTACCGGAGTCACTGGTGGAATACCAACCATTCCCTGCTGAAATTCTAATCTGTGGTTTGTCGCCACGGAGACAGTGCTAGGTGGGCAGTTTGACTGGGGCGGTCGCCTCCGAAAGAGTAACGGAGGCGTTCAAAGGTTCTCTCAGGTTGGATGGAAATCAACCGCAGAGTGCAATGGCAAAAGAGAGCTTGACTGCAAGACTGACGGGTCGAGCAGATGCGAAAGCAGGACATAGTGATCCGGCGATTCCGAATGGAAGGGTCGTCGCTCAACGGATAAAAGCTACCCTGGGGATAACAGGCTGATCCTACCCGAGAGTCCATATCGACGGTAGGGTTTGGCACCTCGATGTCGGCTCATCGCATCCTGGGGCTGGAGAAGGTCCCAAGGGTTGGGCTGTTCGCCCATTAAAGCGGTACGTGAGCTGGGTTCAGAACGTCGTGAGACAGTTCGGTCCCTATCCACTGTAGGCGCAAGAATATTGAGAAGATCTGTCCTTAGTACGAGAGGACCGGGATGGACAAACCTCTGATGTACCAGTTGTCACGCCAGTGGCACAGCTGGGTAGTCACGTTTGGCATAGATAACCGCTGAAAGCATCTAAGCGGGAAACTAGCTTCAAGATAAGTATTCTATGAGGAAGCTTCGAGAACAGGAGCTAGATAGGTTGGGGGTGTACGCGCAGTAATGTGTTTAGCTGACCAATACTAATCGAACGAAATTTTAATCCAAGTCGCGTTTGTGAAAAGACTACTATATAGTTTTGAAGGTCTATGAAAAAGAGATAGACAAGAAAGAAAAAATATGATATATTAGCAATGCTTGGTAAGTATAGCTATGGGGGTACACCTAGACACATTCCGAACCTAGAAGTTAAGCCCATACACGCAGAAAGTACTTGGTTGGAAGCGACCTGGGAGGATATGAATTTGCCAAGCTTTTTTTATTTTTTGGAATTTATTTATAGATTTTTTGATGAAAATATGTTATACCTTTAATAGATGATATTATTATTTTTATAAATAAAAGGGGGAAATATGAAAAAAATAACAGCAATATTATTTATGATTTTGAGCACTACTATCTTAGCTTTTACTAATATGCAAGAAATCAACGGAGTGAAATATCAATTTGATTTTAATGAAGCTCCTAAAAGAGCAGTAAGTATTTCACAATTTACAACAGAAATTATGTTGAAATTAGGTCTAGAAAAACAAATGATTGGAACTGCTTTTTTAGAAGAAGAAATTTATCCAAGTGTAGCATCTTCTTATAGAAAAGTTCCTGTACTGGCAGAAAAATGGCCTTCATTAGAGCAATTGCTATCTAAAAATCCTGATTTTGTAACCGGATGGGAAGTTGCCTTTAAAAAAGGTGTTGATTCTAAGATGATTCATAGAAGTCATATCAATATGTTTGTTCCTAAATCATCCATTGAGTTTAATGCAGATTTAAATACCTTATTTGATGATTATAAAATGTTTGGAAAGATTTTTCATAAGGAAAAAGAGGTAGAGAAGTATATTGCGACAGAAAAAGCAAGAGTAGAAAAAATAAAAAAAGAAGTAAAAAATAAACAAGAATTTACTTATTTTTTATATGATTCAGGAACGGATAAAGCATTTACTGTTTTTGAAGGATTTACAACAAATTTATTAAAGTTGGTTCATGGAAAAAATATCTTATCTGGCAAGGGAGTACAAAAAACTTGGGGAGAAACTAGTTGGGAAACAGTGATTGCAGAAAATCCAGATTATTTTATTATTGTTGATTATAGTGTTGGAATTCGAGAAGAAACAGATTCCGATAGTAAGATTAAAGCAATAAAAGCTAATCCAAAATTAAAAAATCTAAAGGCTGTTAAAAACAATAAGTTTATCCGAGTAAAGTTAGCAGAAATTGTTCCAGGAATTAGAAATGTAGATTTCTTTGAAAGAGTTGCAAAGGAAGTATATAAAATTCATGAATAAGAAATGGAAAATTACATTATTATGTATTGCAAGTCTTCTTATTCCTATTTTTTGTATTGGTTTTGGATCCATAAAAATTGATAATAAATGGGTAGTTCAAATTGTGATGAATCATGTATTAGGAAAAGAGTATTTTGTTTGTAAATGGGAAAGAACGTTAGAGACTATTGTATGGGATTTAAGATTTCCTAGAATTTTACTAGCTTTTTTAACAGGAGCTGCTTTATCCTTGGTAGGGGTTATTATGCAAACAATCACAAAAAATAATTTAGCAGAACCTTATATTTTAGGGATTTCTAGTGGAGCATCTGCAGGAGCGGTATCCGTTATTATTTTATCCGGAACTTATCCGATATTACAAAAAATTAGTATAGAGCAAGGAGCCTTTTTAGGCTCCTTGCTATCTATTAGTATGGTTTTTTTTATTTCTTCAAGACATTTAACTAGGGGGAGTAGTTTGATTTTAACAGGAGTCGGGGTTTCCTCTTTTTTCTCTGCTATGACTACTGTCATTATTTATAGCAGTAAAAATAATTCTCAGCTAGTAACAGCCATGTTTTGGATGACGGGAAGCTTAAGTTCCGCTGCTTGGGAAAGTTTATTTTATCCTTTCCTTATATTTTTATTTTTCACTATATTAGTATATTTATATTCTCATGAATTGGATATACTTTTAATGGGAGATACGGATGCAAACACTTTGGGTGTCCACACTCAATTTCTAAAATTTATTATGATAGGAATTTCTACCTTGCTCATTTCTATCTTAGTTTCTTTAACTGGAATTATAGGCTTTATAGGTTTAGTTATTCCTCATATTGCAAGAAAAATAATAGGATATCAACATAGAACTTTAGTTATTTTTTCAACATTGTTAGGAGGGAACTTTCTAGTTGTAGCAGATACTTTTGCAAGAAGTTATTTTTCTCCTGAGGAGATGCCAATTGGAGTGATTACTGCTTTTATAGGAACACCGATTTTTTTATGGATTGTAAGAAGGAATTATTCTTATGGGGGGAGAGAATGATAGAAGTTAAAAATTTGTCTTATCATAAGGATAATAAGGATATTTTAAAGAATATTTCTCTTTCTTTTCAGGAAAATTGTATTACTGGGATATTAGGAGCCAATGGTTCAGGAAAGACGACGTTATTAAGACATTTAATACGAGAATTACCTAGCCATAATGCTATTTATATAGGTGGAAAAGAAATCAATCAAATTTCGAAAAAAGATTTTGCCAAAAAGATATCTTTTATTTCTCAAAATACCATGTATATACCGGAAATGACAATAGAAGATATTGTGATGATGGGAAGATACCCTTATAAGAAATTATTTTCTAGCTATTCAAAAGAAGATAAAAAAAAGGTAGAGGAAAGTTTATTGTTATTTAATTTAGAAAATCTTCGACAGAAAGCGATTGGAAGTGTTTCAGGCGGGGAAGCAAAGAGAGCTTTTATTGCAAGAGCTTTTGCACAAAATACAGAAATTTTGATTCTAGATGAACCAATTAACCATTTAGATATTAAGCATCAATTAGCTTTGTTAAAATTATTCCACAAATTGAAAGAAAAGACAATTATTCTATCTATTCATAATCTTGAGTTTGCATTAAAATTCTGTGACCAAATTATATTGATGAAAGATGGAAAGGTAATTGAGATGGGGAAAACAGAAGCAGTATTTTCTGCTCAAAAAATTTTGGAAGTTTTTGAGGTAGAAGTAGAAGTCAAAAAAATAGCAGATGAAAAAGTCATTATGTATAGATAAGGAAATACTCTATTCCACTTATTGTAGAATAGAGTATTTTTTATGCAAAAAAAATTGAGACTTTGAAATTTTCCTGCTAAAACGAGATTTGATAAACGATTTATATTTTCTCGTCAACACTATTTACTATACAGTCCAAACATTTATTTTAATTAAAATGTAAAAAATAAAATAAAAATGTTGATTTTTACAACAATTTCATCTATAATAAATTAAATGTTAATTATGTTAATAAAAAAAGGAGGGAAGTTAACAAAGATATTAACTTTGTTAACAAAAATATGAAGAGCAAATTTTTAAAAGTATTTTCTAGTGTTGTAATGGGAGCAGTTTTATTATCGGCTTGTGGTACGGATAAATCAAAAGCAGAAAATGGAGGAGATAAATATCCTTCAAAGCCTGTAAATGTCATTGTTGCCTATAAAGCAGGAGGAGGTACAGATGTTGGAGCAAGAATCTTAGTTTCAGAAGCTCAAAAATCTTTTCCACAACCATTTGTAATAGTGAATAAACCGGGAGCTGATGGAGAAATTGGATACACTGAACTATTAAAATCAGAAGCAGATGGTTATACAATTGGATTTATCAATTTGCCAACTTTTGTAAGTATTCCTTTGCAAAGAAAAACAAATTTTCAAAAAGATGATGCACAAGCTATTATGAATCATGTTTATGATCCAGGGGTTTTAGTGGTAAGAGAGGATAGTAAGTGGAAGAACCTAGAAGAATTTGTGGAAGATGCTAAGCAAAATCCAGATGCTTTGACTATTTCTAATAATGGTACTGGAGCATCTAACCATATTGGTGCAGCTCACTTTGCTTATGAAGCGGGAATTAAAGTAACTCATGTTCCTTTCGGTGGAAGTACAGATATGATTGCTGCACTTAGAGGAAGTCATGTGGATGCAACTGTTGCTAAAATCAGTGAAGTAGCAAGTTTAGTAAAAAACAAAGAACTTCGTATTTTAGGAACGTTTACAGATGAAAGATTAGAAGGATTTGAAGATGTTCCTACTTTAAAAGAAAAAGGATATAATGTATTATTTGGTTCTGCAAGAGCTTTAGTAGCACCTAAAGGAACTCCTGAAGAAATTATTCAATATTTACACGACACCTTTAAAACTGCTTTGGAATCTCCAGAAAATATTGAAAAATCTAACAATGCAAATTTACCATTAAAATATATGTCAGGAGAAGAACTAACAAATTATATCAATGAACAAGATCAATATATTAAAGAAATGGTTCCTAAATTAGGAATTTAGGAGGATAAGAATGATAAAATATGATAGGATCCTAACGATAGGATTGATTATTTTAGAAGCATTGTATTTTTGTATGATTAAATCTTTGCCAGAAAAAGCGGCAAAATATCCTTTATTTGTTTTAGCATTGTTGATTATTTTAACAATTGCACTTGGAATCAAATCTTTTACTACAAAAATAGAAAAAGAAAAAAGTGAGATTTTTCAAGGGTTTCAAGGAAAACAGTTTATATTTATTGTAGTTTTATCTGCTATTTATATTTTCGGTATTGAAAAAATTGGTTTTTTTATAAGTAGTTTTGTTTATTTAATAGTAATTATGGTAGGATTAAAATCCAATATAAAATGGGCTGTTATTAGTAGTATTGTTTTTTGCCTTTTAATTTATTCCATATTCGTTGTCTTTTTAAAAGTACCAGTACCGAATGGAATTTTAATTTAAAGGGGGAATTTTATGTCAGATATTTTATTTGGATTTGTTACAGCATTAGCTCCAGTTAATTTATTGGCAGCATGTTTGAGTGTGAGTATTGGAATTATTATAGGGGCCTTGCCTGGACTTTCGGCAGCTATGGGAGTAGCCCTTTTAATCCCAATTACTTTTGGTATGCCAGCTTCAACAGGTTTAATTGTTTTAGCTGGGGTTTATTGTGGAGCGATTTTTGGGGGATCAATATCGGCTATTTTAATTAGAACGCCAGGGACTCCAGCCGCAGCAGCAACAGCTATTGACGGTTATGAGTTGACCTTAAAAGGGAAAGCTGGAAAAGCTTTGGGGACAGCAGTTATAGCTTCTTTTATTGGAGGGATTTTAAGTTCCATTTCTTTGTATTTATTTGCACCAACTTTAGCAACTTTAGCATTGAAATTTGGTCCAGCTGAATATTTTTGGTTATCTATTTTTGGATTGACTATTATTGCCGGAGCTAGTACAAAATCTATCACAAAAGGATTGATTTCAGGGGCAATAGGATTGATGCTTTCTACTATAGGAATGGATCCTATGCTGGGAAATCCAAGATTTACTTTAGGAATTCCAAGTTTATTATCAGGAATACCCTTTACAGCTTCTTTGATTGGTTTGTTTTCTATGTCACAGGTTTTGATGTTAGCAGAGAAAAAAATAAAGGAATCAGGGAATTTAGTTCATTTTGAGGATAAAATTTTATTAACGAAAGAAGAATTACTTAGAATATTACCTACTGCTTTACGTTCGACTGTAATTGGAAATTTAATAGGAATTTTACCAGGAGCTGGGGCAAGTATAGCTGCTTTTTTAGGATATAACGAGGCAAAAAGATTTTCAAAACATAAAGAAGAATTTGGACATGGAAGTATTGAAGGGATTGCCGGATCGGAAGCAGCCAATAATGCTGTTACTGGAGGATCTCTAATTCCTACATTTACTTTAGGAATTCCAGGGGAAAGTGTTACAGCAGTTTTATTAGGAGGACTTTTAATTCAAGGATTACAGCCAGGACCAGATTTATTTACTATTCATGGAAAAATTACCTATACTTTTTTTGCAGGTTTTATTATCGTCA encodes:
- a CDS encoding tripartite tricarboxylate transporter TctB family protein, translating into MIKYDRILTIGLIILEALYFCMIKSLPEKAAKYPLFVLALLIILTIALGIKSFTTKIEKEKSEIFQGFQGKQFIFIVVLSAIYIFGIEKIGFFISSFVYLIVIMVGLKSNIKWAVISSIVFCLLIYSIFVVFLKVPVPNGILI
- a CDS encoding ABC transporter ATP-binding protein translates to MIEVKNLSYHKDNKDILKNISLSFQENCITGILGANGSGKTTLLRHLIRELPSHNAIYIGGKEINQISKKDFAKKISFISQNTMYIPEMTIEDIVMMGRYPYKKLFSSYSKEDKKKVEESLLLFNLENLRQKAIGSVSGGEAKRAFIARAFAQNTEILILDEPINHLDIKHQLALLKLFHKLKEKTIILSIHNLEFALKFCDQIILMKDGKVIEMGKTEAVFSAQKILEVFEVEVEVKKIADEKVIMYR
- a CDS encoding ABC transporter substrate-binding protein, which produces MKKITAILFMILSTTILAFTNMQEINGVKYQFDFNEAPKRAVSISQFTTEIMLKLGLEKQMIGTAFLEEEIYPSVASSYRKVPVLAEKWPSLEQLLSKNPDFVTGWEVAFKKGVDSKMIHRSHINMFVPKSSIEFNADLNTLFDDYKMFGKIFHKEKEVEKYIATEKARVEKIKKEVKNKQEFTYFLYDSGTDKAFTVFEGFTTNLLKLVHGKNILSGKGVQKTWGETSWETVIAENPDYFIIVDYSVGIREETDSDSKIKAIKANPKLKNLKAVKNNKFIRVKLAEIVPGIRNVDFFERVAKEVYKIHE
- a CDS encoding tripartite tricarboxylate transporter substrate binding protein; this encodes MKSKFLKVFSSVVMGAVLLSACGTDKSKAENGGDKYPSKPVNVIVAYKAGGGTDVGARILVSEAQKSFPQPFVIVNKPGADGEIGYTELLKSEADGYTIGFINLPTFVSIPLQRKTNFQKDDAQAIMNHVYDPGVLVVREDSKWKNLEEFVEDAKQNPDALTISNNGTGASNHIGAAHFAYEAGIKVTHVPFGGSTDMIAALRGSHVDATVAKISEVASLVKNKELRILGTFTDERLEGFEDVPTLKEKGYNVLFGSARALVAPKGTPEEIIQYLHDTFKTALESPENIEKSNNANLPLKYMSGEELTNYINEQDQYIKEMVPKLGI
- a CDS encoding sigma factor — its product is MKQKEFEELLLNKRFSDDEFFEYLQKNTLKDIEFEVMDEQVAIEKKDFTLLESSVLEYIEELCSYDPDHLSEEREAHIALEVKKVLYYAFFYFKEGISYMDLVQEGIVGLMKGVDRQSERLDFWIIREIFLFVYSEIQDLKFGFKNFLKGKREEAEHHHEHEHHHDHEEDHECSCGHDPNEEHECCGKHHHKEEEEEILDKNQILEKLLKSNAAIDEMEQIIEESLDFHHIKNRLYAIEIEVLNYYFGLLVEKRYSIFEIEEKFQLQKNHAQNIFENAMYKLSTLKGKLEL
- a CDS encoding Nif3-like dinuclear metal center hexameric protein, which produces MKTKDFINILEKKYPKNLAEDWDNVGLLVGDEEKDLQKILFSLDVTEEVIDYAIKNSFDMIISHHPIIFRGIKRVLKQDALGTKIFKLVKYGINVYTLHTNLDAQIEGLNDYLLEKIGISNSSILEKREDGTGIGRIFKYPEGKLISEIQEELSNYLKLSFQRYIGKNRNKKVYRACLVNGSGMSYWRMAQSRGVELFITGDVSYHDALDAKESGMDIIDIGHYEAERFFAELLMKNLQETSLNFEIFDSKPVFQLIK
- a CDS encoding FecCD family ABC transporter permease: MNKKWKITLLCIASLLIPIFCIGFGSIKIDNKWVVQIVMNHVLGKEYFVCKWERTLETIVWDLRFPRILLAFLTGAALSLVGVIMQTITKNNLAEPYILGISSGASAGAVSVIILSGTYPILQKISIEQGAFLGSLLSISMVFFISSRHLTRGSSLILTGVGVSSFFSAMTTVIIYSSKNNSQLVTAMFWMTGSLSSAAWESLFYPFLIFLFFTILVYLYSHELDILLMGDTDANTLGVHTQFLKFIMIGISTLLISILVSLTGIIGFIGLVIPHIARKIIGYQHRTLVIFSTLLGGNFLVVADTFARSYFSPEEMPIGVITAFIGTPIFLWIVRRNYSYGGRE
- a CDS encoding tripartite tricarboxylate transporter permease, whose protein sequence is MSDILFGFVTALAPVNLLAACLSVSIGIIIGALPGLSAAMGVALLIPITFGMPASTGLIVLAGVYCGAIFGGSISAILIRTPGTPAAAATAIDGYELTLKGKAGKALGTAVIASFIGGILSSISLYLFAPTLATLALKFGPAEYFWLSIFGLTIIAGASTKSITKGLISGAIGLMLSTIGMDPMLGNPRFTLGIPSLLSGIPFTASLIGLFSMSQVLMLAEKKIKESGNLVHFEDKILLTKEELLRILPTALRSTVIGNLIGILPGAGASIAAFLGYNEAKRFSKHKEEFGHGSIEGIAGSEAANNAVTGGSLIPTFTLGIPGESVTAVLLGGLLIQGLQPGPDLFTIHGKITYTFFAGFIIVNIFMLILGLTGSKIFAKISRVPDTYLIPIIFSLSVIGSYAIHNQMADVMIMFVFGFIGYVVNKLELNSASIVLALILGPIGESGLRRSIILNHGKLDILFKSPVSIFLIVCTILSLFSPMIMKKLQKRS